The proteins below come from a single Drosophila teissieri strain GT53w chromosome 3L, Prin_Dtei_1.1, whole genome shotgun sequence genomic window:
- the LOC122616826 gene encoding uncharacterized protein LOC122616826 — MNVEKLLTLVDLILGAVILGSVRGEKDVFLTKMECRNYMPELVRNVSCNLNQTSHRTGSIDAEFILTQDVENLKGVFILTLKRGSHGTNFTTMNVDYCQILSSVENHFIPKMVTTQLRQMSNFPLQCPLKMNTRYYVKEFTINSKFIPSYMPETNFISDVHLNIKNRKAFRFLIEGRFSTRLQRKYNKA; from the exons ATGAACGTCGAAAAGCTTTTAACTTTGGTTGATCTGATTCTGGGGGCTGTAATCTTGGGCAGTGTTCGTGGAGAG AAAGACGTTTTTTTGACGAAAATGGAATGCCGAAATTATATGCCAGAACTAGTGAGAAACGTAAGCTGCAATTTAAATCAAACTTCCCACCGCACTGGTTCCATAGATGCAGAGTTCATATTGACCCAAGATGTTGAGAACTTGAAGGGCGTTTTCATTTTGACACTTAAAAGAGGGTCACACGGGACAAACTTTACTACTATGAATGTAGACTATTGTCAGATACTGTCTAGTGTGGAAAACCATTTTATACCTAAGATGGTTACTACTCAACTTCGCCAAATGTCCAATTTTCCGCTGCAGTGTCCGTTGAAAATG AATACGCGGTATTATGTAAAGGAATTTACGattaattcaaaatttataCCTAGTTATATGCCAGAAACGAACTTCATTTCGGATGTTCATCTAAACATTAAGAATCGCAAAGCATTTCGGTTTCTTATTGAGGGTCGCTTTTCTACCAGACTTCAgcgaaaatataataaagccTAA